A window of Castanea sativa cultivar Marrone di Chiusa Pesio chromosome 1, ASM4071231v1 contains these coding sequences:
- the LOC142628090 gene encoding uncharacterized protein LOC142628090, with protein sequence MVTFGLLLIATVPSLTFYIITSFIYYIYSALSSLACFFLVTMSSIMSPQGVVFATAMAVSGTVVLLVLKLQKSLPNTQFSVDQTTQSSQPILRSCISSEEKKREKKKKKVHFAKDVVDPSGDGEEYRKQHGIISSNSSSSSSSLASSPTPKLEKYGSQTRGMPANRVALYNGILRDRVVQRMGYSY encoded by the exons atggTCACATTTGGTCTTCTTCTTATAGCAACCGTCCCTTCTCTCACCTTTTACATCATCACCTcattcatatattatatatactctGCTCTGTCTAGTCTGGCTTGCTTCTTTCTTGTAACCATGTCTTCAATAATGAGTCCTCAAGGTGTGGTCTTTGCCACAGCCATGGCTGTGTCCGGCACTGTTGTCCTCCTCGTTCTTAAACTTCAAAAGTCTCTCCCAAATACCCAATTCTCCGTTGATCAAACTACTCAGTCCTCACAGCCAATTTTACGTTCTTGTATCTCTTCAG AGGAAAAGAAgagggaaaagaagaagaaaaaagttcaCTTTGCAAAAGATGTGGTGGATCCAAGTGGGGATGGAGAAGAGTATAGGAAGCAGCATGGTATAATTAGCagcaattcttcttcttcttcttcttcattagcTTCATCACCAACACCAAAGTTAGAAAAGTATGGAAGTCAAACAAGAGGAATGCCTGCCAATAGGGTGGCTTTGTACAATGGAATTCTCAGGGATCGTGTGGTTCAACGAATGGGGTACTCTTATTGA